In Legionella cardiaca, a genomic segment contains:
- the astD gene encoding succinylglutamate-semialdehyde dehydrogenase: protein MRKSHQSNTAIHYIDGNWIQGEGEAFFSKNPADDSLVWQGNHATIEEVNAACEAAHLALPRWSSLSFADRVTYLQNFAKEVEAKQHELAYLIALETGKPLWEAKTEVNSVIAKINISIQAYQERNAEKQSDTADAKAWLRYKPHGVVAVLGAFNFPAHLSNGHIVPALLAGNTVIYKPSELTPAVAQFIMQCWHESGLPRGVLNCVQGGVSSGQALLATDIQGVYFTGSYHAGRKIHQSFSDRPDVILALEMGGNNPLVIDTIQNLNAAIYHTLLSTMITSGQRCTCARRVFIPNNNAGDTFLAHFINACKQIKIAPFTQQPEPFMGPVISHEHALMHLKAQEGLIKLGGQSLLKMTLLEKNTGFLSPGIIDMTEVINAPDDEIFAPLCQVYRYDSFDEALALANSTRYGLAAGLLSNNEKNYQQFYHTIRAGLINWNRPTTGAVSNLPFGGVGCSGNHRPSAYFAADYCAYPIASLEQSQLAIPAQLVPGIQLE, encoded by the coding sequence ATGAGAAAAAGCCATCAAAGTAATACAGCAATTCATTATATTGACGGTAACTGGATACAAGGAGAAGGAGAAGCTTTTTTTTCCAAAAATCCAGCGGATGATAGTCTTGTTTGGCAGGGTAATCATGCAACCATAGAGGAAGTTAATGCAGCTTGTGAAGCAGCACATCTTGCTCTTCCTCGGTGGTCATCACTAAGTTTTGCTGATCGCGTAACTTATTTGCAGAATTTTGCGAAAGAAGTCGAAGCCAAACAGCATGAACTGGCTTATCTCATTGCTTTAGAAACAGGAAAACCATTATGGGAAGCTAAAACAGAAGTTAATTCGGTAATTGCCAAAATAAATATCTCTATTCAAGCCTATCAGGAGCGCAACGCTGAAAAACAGTCTGATACAGCTGATGCAAAAGCCTGGCTTCGTTACAAACCTCATGGAGTAGTAGCAGTGCTCGGCGCCTTTAATTTTCCTGCACATTTAAGTAATGGTCATATCGTACCTGCTCTTTTAGCTGGCAATACCGTGATTTATAAACCAAGTGAATTAACCCCTGCCGTGGCACAATTTATTATGCAGTGCTGGCATGAGAGTGGCTTACCACGGGGCGTACTTAATTGTGTTCAGGGAGGGGTGAGCAGTGGACAAGCCTTATTAGCAACCGATATACAAGGGGTCTATTTTACCGGCAGTTATCATGCCGGGAGAAAAATTCATCAATCCTTTAGTGACAGACCTGACGTTATATTGGCTCTTGAGATGGGCGGAAACAATCCATTGGTCATTGACACAATTCAAAATCTTAATGCAGCAATCTACCATACTTTATTATCCACCATGATAACCTCTGGCCAGCGATGCACCTGTGCAAGACGAGTTTTTATCCCTAATAATAATGCAGGCGACACCTTTTTAGCGCATTTCATTAATGCCTGTAAGCAAATTAAAATTGCTCCTTTCACACAACAGCCTGAGCCCTTTATGGGCCCTGTCATCAGCCATGAACATGCTCTCATGCACCTTAAGGCACAGGAAGGATTAATTAAACTGGGTGGCCAATCTCTATTAAAGATGACACTACTGGAAAAGAATACAGGTTTTCTCTCTCCGGGCATCATTGATATGACTGAAGTTATTAATGCACCTGATGATGAAATTTTTGCTCCACTCTGCCAGGTTTATCGTTATGACAGTTTCGATGAGGCATTAGCCTTGGCCAATAGTACTCGCTACGGTCTGGCTGCGGGCTTACTAAGCAATAATGAAAAAAATTATCAGCAATTTTATCATACAATCCGTGCCGGGCTTATTAATTGGAATAGACCCACCACGGGTGCTGTCAGTAATTTGCCTTTTGGTGGCGTTGGATGTAGCGGGAATCATCGCCCAAGCGCCTATTTTGCAGCAGACTACTGCGCTTACCCTATTGCCAGTTTGGAACAGTCTCAGTTAGCCATACCAGCGCAATTAGTACCAGGAATTCAATTGGAATAG